The genomic DNA CCCGGACGTCTACGTGCCGCAGCCGCGCGTCCATCACGACGACGTGTTCCGGGTCCTGTGCGTGGGACGACTGGTGCCGGACAAGGGACAGTCGCTGCTGGTCGACGCCATCGCGCAGATCCGCGAGCGCGGGATCGACGCGGAGCTCACGCTCGTGGGCGACGGACCGGACCGCGACCCCCTCGATCGGCACGTGCGCGAGCTGGGCCTGGGCGACGCGGTCCATCTGGTGGGCGCCGTCGGCCAGGACACCATCCGCGACCACTATGCGGCGGCCGACGTGTTCTGCCTCCCGAGCTTCGCTGAGGGCGTGCCGGTGGTGCTCATGGAGGCCATGGCCATGGAGATCCCCGTGGTCACCACCCGGATCGCCGGCATCGGCGAGCTGGTGGAGGACGAGGCGGCCGGGATCCTGGTGCGTCCCGGGCGCGCGGAGTACCTCACCGACGCGCTCGCCCGGCTCACCGATTCCGACCTGCGCCGTCGCATGGGCACTCGTGGTCGCGAGATCGTGGTCCGCGAGTTCGACGCGGCCAGGTCCGCGCAGGGGCTCGCCGAACACTTCGCGGCCATCACCGGAGCGGGCGCGTGAGGCGGCTCGCGTGGGCCCTCGCGGCGCCGTTCCTTGCATGGTGGGGCGTCTGGCTCGTCGCGGTCACGGTCGGTGCCGCGGTGCTGGGACGGCGACGGCCGGGCACCGTCGCCGCGGGCGAGGACCGGCTCGACGTCGTCGTGCCGGCCCACAACGAGGCGGCGAACCTGCCGGCCCTGCTGGCATCCCTGGGACGGCCGGGCGATACCCCCGGCCTCGGCCGGGTGATCGTCATCGCCGACCACTGCTCCGACGACACCGCCGCCGCCGCGGCGGGTCTCGGCGCCGAGGTGCTGAGTCGTGACACGGGCACCCGGGGCAAGCCGGCGGCCCTTCGCGACGGCCTCGCCTGGTACCGGGCGACGCCGACCGACGCGGTGGGCGTGGCGATCATCGACGCCGACTGCCGGTGCAGCCCGGGATACGCCACGGCGATGGTGGCCGGCCTTCGCCGGGCGCCCATCGTGCAGTCGGCGAACCTGGTGGGTGACGGTGACGGCGACGCGGCCGCCGACGGTGTGGCGGTCGGGGTCGGCCTGCGGAACCTGCTCCGTCCCGCCGGGCTCGATCGCCTCGGAATCCCGGTCATGCTCAGCGGAACGGGAATGGCCGTTCGGGCCGACCACGTCGACCGCCTGGCCTTCGGCGATCACCTCACCGAAGACCTGGTGCTCTCGCGTGAACTGCTGCTCGCCGGGACTCCTGTGGGGTTCGTGTCGGACGCGACGGTGAACTCCGACGCCCCACCGGACCGAGCGGCGCTCACCGCCCAGCGCGAACGCTGGGAGGGCGGGTCGCTGGCCGCCGGGGCGGGCGTTCCGCGAGTGTTCGCGCGCCTCGCCGCCCGACGCGACTGGCGCGGGCTCGTCAGCCTGATCGACGGTGCCGCGCCGCCCCTGGCGCCCACGGCGGCAGCCTGGGGCGGACTGACGGTGCTGGCGGGGCTGGCCCGACTCGTCACCGGACGTCGCTCGGTGCTGGCGCCGTTCCTCCTGGCGGGGACGTTCCTGTTCGCCTACCTGGCGATCGGCATCGGCGCGCTTCGCGGCGTCGGCGGCCTGCTGCGCGTGGCGGGCAGCGTGCCGGGGTTCGTGGGCTGGAAGCTGGGCGTGTACCGCGGCATGGGCCGCGGCAAGGGGGAATGGACCGCGACGCCCCGCGCGGCGTCGAACACACCGGGAGGCGAGCGCTGATGCGGGTACTGGTGACCGGCCACGAGGGGTACATCGGCGCCGTCATGGTCCAGGTGCTTCAGGACGCGGGCCACGACGTCGTGGGCCTCGACAGCGGCCTGTACCGGGGGTGCGATCTGGGCCCCGCGCCCGCCCGGATCCCCACCGTCGGCAGCGACGTCCGGGACGTGACCGCCCAAGACCTGGCTGGGATACAGGCCGTCGTCCATCTTGCCGCGATATCGAATGACCCGATCGGCGAGCTGAACACCGATGTGACCTACGAGATCAATCACCGCGCGTCGGTGCACCTCGCCGAGCAGGCGCGGGAGGCCGGCGTCCACCGGTTCGTGTTCGCCAGTTCGTGCAGCCTCTACGGCGCCTCCGAAGCCGGCGGCATGCTCGATGAGTCCGCACACTTCCTTCCGGTCACGGCGTACGGCGAGAGCAAGATCCT from bacterium includes the following:
- a CDS encoding NAD(P)-dependent oxidoreductase; translation: MRVLVTGHEGYIGAVMVQVLQDAGHDVVGLDSGLYRGCDLGPAPARIPTVGSDVRDVTAQDLAGIQAVVHLAAISNDPIGELNTDVTYEINHRASVHLAEQAREAGVHRFVFASSCSLYGASEAGGMLDESAHFLPVTAYGESKIL
- a CDS encoding glycosyltransferase family 2 protein; translated protein: MRRLAWALAAPFLAWWGVWLVAVTVGAAVLGRRRPGTVAAGEDRLDVVVPAHNEAANLPALLASLGRPGDTPGLGRVIVIADHCSDDTAAAAAGLGAEVLSRDTGTRGKPAALRDGLAWYRATPTDAVGVAIIDADCRCSPGYATAMVAGLRRAPIVQSANLVGDGDGDAAADGVAVGVGLRNLLRPAGLDRLGIPVMLSGTGMAVRADHVDRLAFGDHLTEDLVLSRELLLAGTPVGFVSDATVNSDAPPDRAALTAQRERWEGGSLAAGAGVPRVFARLAARRDWRGLVSLIDGAAPPLAPTAAAWGGLTVLAGLARLVTGRRSVLAPFLLAGTFLFAYLAIGIGALRGVGGLLRVAGSVPGFVGWKLGVYRGMGRGKGEWTATPRAASNTPGGER